The DNA region GGGCACCGGAGTCATCGGCGGCGCCTGGGCGCTGCACTTCCTGCGCCAGGGGTTGCAGGTGGTGGCCTATGACCCGGGTCCGGGCTCCGAGGACAAGCTCAAACACATGGTGGACCAGACCTGGCCGACAATGAAGCGGCTGGGACTCAAGGACGGGGCGTCACCGGACAACCTTGTCTTTGCCTCCAGCCTGGAGGAGCTCGGCGCAGAGGTTCAGGTCATTCAGGAGAGCTGTCCGGAAGAGCTCTCCCAGAAGCAGGACCTGTTTGCCGCCTTGGATGCGGCCACCCCAGCGGAAGTGGTCATCTGCTCCAGCACCTCGGGCTTGGCCATGACCGATATCCAAGCCAAATGCTCCCATCCTGAGCGAACCGTTGTCGGCCACCCCTTCAACCCCCCGTACATCATTCCCCTGGTGGAGGTCGTGGGCGGCGAAAAGACCAGCCCGGAATGCGTGGACTGGGCCGTGGACTTTTACCACAGCTTCGGCAAAAAGCC from Desulfovermiculus halophilus DSM 18834 includes:
- a CDS encoding 3-hydroxyacyl-CoA dehydrogenase NAD-binding domain-containing protein; translated protein: MPHTAPEKVTRVGILGTGVIGGAWALHFLRQGLQVVAYDPGPGSEDKLKHMVDQTWPTMKRLGLKDGASPDNLVFASSLEELGAEVQVIQESCPEELSQKQDLFAALDAATPAEVVICSSTSGLAMTDIQAKCSHPERTVVGHPFNPPYIIPLVEVVGGEKTSPECVDWAVDFYHSFGKKPIRMDKELSGFIANRLQEALWREALHMVNAGEATVQEIDDSIRFGPGLRWAIMGPCLTFHLAGGDEGMAHMLDHFGPSLLEPWTRLDAPELTSELRDRMVAGCLQSAEDNQVSDLVRRRDDCLIRIMHALSECGQDIQE